In Macadamia integrifolia cultivar HAES 741 chromosome 5, SCU_Mint_v3, whole genome shotgun sequence, a single window of DNA contains:
- the LOC122078675 gene encoding receptor-like protein kinase FERONIA, translating into MERSINSQGLKHLLISLSLSLSLSLIRPSMAGSNKGKQNPCLFPTLFFTHFSLFSFLLFLTKITTCDAADSNYLSPYHPTEIIVLSCGSTSTTPSLANDLTWISDTASKFGPFPSSTTTTSTASTQDSSVSIIPYMTARLSTSQFNYTFPVSNGMKFIRLHFYPANYSSHDDIANSFFSVTVNNRFTLLQNFNAYLTSLSINTPKFIKEFCVNVEGQKLTLSFTPSPNSFAFINGIEIVSMPTTIYIQGVVVDLPTVGQSSSTTNYINYTTALEMVQRLNVGGNTLSAGADTGMFREWIKDDAFLTSGYGVTPSLPDTKIKYTEATPAYIGPEDVYRSARTMGNDKNVNLNYNLTWSFSVDSGFNYLVRLHFCEFQPEIQKPGDRVFQIIINNQTVEPEADIIQYSGGNGIPVYRDYFVLNDQGGRSGKYDLSVALHPNGDSITINNDAILNGLELFKLSHSDGNLAGPNPEPLVQTPFPPANPSKNPKNSNRRTFLFALAGSSVGFVILFSLLWTFIWCHRRRQRNRMVKDSGTAGEKALTLSSWWGPFIDATTTNNTCSSSLPSDLCRHFSLAEIRAATNDLDQNLLIGVGGFGHVYKGYVGSELTPVAVKRAKLTSSQGSREFQNEIEMLSKLRHLHLVSLIGYCDDAGEMILVYDYMAHGTLRDHLYKSNEPPLSWKQRLNICIGAARGLHYLHTGAKHTIIHRDVKTTNILLDDKWVAKVSDFGLSKAGPTSVLDTHVSTVVKGTLGYLDPEYFLRQQLTEKSDVYSFGVVLFEVLCARPVLDKTLGKEEVSLAEWARSCHRKKKLYKIIDPHLRGKIAPESLERFAELAENCLVDEGIERPSMSDVVWRLEFALQLQETAEKDCGSLTLTPGEESDDEIPLSASFAAGIREDWPGYADSVSGPKRHVFTKSKSGTGSSGQSISSEDPSRVMSGHVFSEIMNPNGR; encoded by the exons ATGGAGAGGTCTATTAATTCTCAGGGTCTCAAGCATTtgctgatctctctctctctctctctctctctctctctgatccgTCCATCCATGGCGGGCAGCAACAAAGGCAAGCAAAATCCTTGTCTCTTCCCCACACTCTTCTTTAcccatttctctcttttctccttccttctcttcttgaCGAAGATAACAACTTGCGACGCCGCTGATTCCAATTACTTATCACCGTACCATCCAACTGAGATCATCGTTCTCAGCTGCGGCTCCACTTCCACAACTCCATCTCTTGCTAACGACCTCACTTGGATCAGCGACACCGCCTCTAAGTTTGGTCCATTTCCTTCCTCAACAACTACCACATCTACAGCCTCCACCCAAGACTCCTCCGTCTCCATTATACCTTACATGACTGCTCGCCTCTCCACCTCTCAGTTCAACTACACCTTCCCCGTCTCAAACGGCATGAAATTCATACGCCTCCACTTCTACCCAGCCAACTATTCCAGCCACGACGATATAGCCAACTCCTTCTTCTCCGTAACCGTCAACAACCGCTTCACTCTCCTACAAAACTTCAATGCCTATCTCACCTCACTTTCCATCAACACTCCCAAATTCATCAAAGAATTCTGCGTCAACGTAGAGGGCCAAAAGTTAACCCTTTCTTTCACCCCATCTCCTAATTCATTCGCTTTCATCAATGGAATTGAGATCGTTTCCATGCCCACCACCATCTATATCCAGGGAGTAGTTGTCGACCTTCCAACCGTTGGACAGAGTTCTTCAACAACCAATTATATCAATTACACCACCGCCCTTGAAATGGTTCAACGACTCAACGTCGGTGGCAACACTTTATCTGCCGGAGCTGATACGGGTATGTTCCGCGAATGGATTAAAGATGATGCTTTTTTGACGAGTGGATATGGCGTTACTCCCTCCTTGCCAGACACCAAGATTAA GTACACGGAGGCAACTCCGGCGTACATTGGACCGGAGGATGTCTACCGATCGGCCAGAACCATGGGCAATGATAAGAATGTCAACCTCAACTATAATCTGACCTGGTCATTCAGTGTGGACTCTGGGTTCAATTACCTTGTTAGGCTCCATTTCTGCGAGTTCCAACCGGAGATACAGAAGCCGGGAGACAGGGTGTTTCAAATAATCATCAATAATCAGACTGTGGAGCCTGAAGCGGATATCATCCAATACAGTGGTGGAAACGGAATCCCGGTGTACAGAGACTACTTTGTGTTGAACGATCAAGGAGGGAGATCAGGAAAGTATGATCTCTCAGTTGCTCTACACCCTAATGGAGATTCGATCACTATTAATAATGACGCAATCTTAAACGGTCTTGAGTTATTCAAGCTGAGCCACAGCGACGGCAACCTCGCCGGTCCCAATCCTGAACCCTTGGTCCAAACCCCATTCCCTCCGGCTAACCCATCCAAGAATCCCAAGAATAGTAACCGGAGAACTTTTCTGTTTGCTCTCGCCGGAAGTTCAGTGGGGTTTGTgattttgttctctcttttaTGGACCTTCATCTGGTGTCACCGCCGCCGGCAAAGGAACAGGATGGTGAAGGACTCCGGTACCGCTGGAGAGAAGGCTTTGACGTTATCGTCATGGTGGGGCCCGTTTATAGACGCCACTACCACGAACAACACTTGTAGTTCTTCTTTACCGTCGGATCTATGTCGTCACTTCTCGCTAGCTGAGATCAGAGCCGCCACAAACGACTTGGATCAAAACTTGCTTATCGGTGTTGGAGGATTTGGCCACGTGTATAAGGGCTACGTGGGAAGCGAATTAACCCCTGTGGCTGTGAAACGAGCGAAATTAACGTCATCACAGGGGAGCCGTGAGTTCCAGAACGAGATAGAGATGCTCTCCAAACTCCGTCATCTCCATCTCGTGTCACTGATAGGGTACTGCGACGACGCAGGAGAGATGATACTCGTCTATGATTACATGGCCCACGGTACACTCCGTGATCATCTCTACAAATCTAATGAACCCCCTCTATCTTGGAAGCAGAGGCTCAACATCTGCATAGGTGCAGCTCGTGGCCTACACTACCTTCATACGGGTGCGAAACACACGATCATCCACCGTGATGTGAAAACCACTAACATACTCTTGGATGACAAATGGGTGGCCAAGGTTTCGGATTTCGGATTGTCCAAGGCTGGGCCCACTAGTGTGTTGGACACCCACGTCAGCACCGTTGTTAAAGGTACTCTTGGGTACCTGGACCCTGAGTACTTCCTACGTCAGCAATTGACGGAGAAGTCAGATGTCTACTCTTTCGGAGTGGTGTTATTTGAAGTACTGTGCGCTCGACCCGTTTTGGACAAGACGCTTGGGAAGGAAGAAGTGAGCTTGGCTGAGTGGGCCCGATCGTGTCACCGGAAAAAGAAGCTTTACAAGATCATCGATCCCCATTTAAGGGGTAAGATTGCACCGGAGTCTTTAGAAAGATTCGCAGAGCTCGCAGAGAACTGCTTGGTTGATGAGGGGATCGAACGGCCTTCGATGAGTGATGTGGTGTGGCGCCTTGAGTTTGCCCTACAGTTGCAAGAGACAGCCGAGAAGGACTGTGGTAGTCTCACTCTTACTCCCGGCGAGGAGAGCGATGACGAGATACCTCTTAGCGCGTCCTTCGCTGCCGGCATAAGAGAGGACTGGCCCGGCTACGCTGACTCCGTGTCAGGACCTAAGAGACACGTGTTCACCAAGTCAAAGAGTGGGACTGGTAGCAGTGGACAGAGCATCAGCAGCGAGGATCCCAGTAGGGTCATGTCGGGACATGTCTTCTCCGAGATCATGAACCCGAATGGACGGTAG